The DNA segment GACATAGGCGAAAATGACGGCGATCACTTCTTCGGGAAGGTTGTATATGGTGTAAACATTGCGATCCAGGTTGGATACGTATCGGGTCAGGTCGATCTCCTGGCCTTTCACCGGGGCCACCTCCCACGTTGTGCTTCTCTCATTCTACCAAGTTGCGGGACCGCCGGAAAGCGCGGAACCGATTTCGCAAAGGTGCATAAAATCGATTTATTTCCAAAGGAGTTCCGTCTGGTAATATCGAATTGACTGAGAGGGCACTCCTTTCAAACAGACGGAAACGGGGAAAGAGCCCCTGTTTTCAGACTTCGAACTCATGGATGGGTTGCATCGCATTTCATCGATCGAGGTGTTCTCATGCCGGAAGAAGCATTGTTGGAGATTTCGCAGCTAAAATTGCACTTTTTCACCGATAAGGGAGTGGTCAAGGCCGTTGACGGCGTGGACCTCACCGTCAAGGAGGGCGAGGTGGTGGGTCTCGTCGGGGAGTCGGGATGCGGCAAGAGCGTCACCTCCCTGGCGGTGATGGGATTGGTGGAAGCGCCGGGGAAGATCGTCGGCGGGTCGATCCGCTTCGGCGGAAGGGACCTGACCAAGTTGTCCCATAAGGAGATGCGGCAGATCCGGGGCAACGAAATCGCCATGATCTTTCAGGAGCCGATGACCTCCCTCAACCCGGTCTTCACCATCGGCAATCAGATGGTGGAAGCGGTTCGCCTCCATCGGGACGTCTCCAAGCGGCAGGCCCGGGAGATGGCCCTGGAGATGCTGAAGAAGGTGGGCATTTCCCGGGAGGGGATTCTGGACGAGTATCCCCACCAGCTGTCCGGGGGGATGCGGCAGCGCGTCATGATCGCCATGGCCATGGTTTGCCGGCCGCGCCTTTTGATCGCCGATGAGCCGACCACGGCTCTGGACGTGACCATCCAGGCGCAGATCCTCGACCTGATGCGCAGCCTCAACCGGGAGTTCGGCACGGCCATCCTGCTCATCACCCACGACATGGGCGTTGTCGCCGAAATGTGCGATCGGGTGGTGG comes from the Planifilum fulgidum genome and includes:
- a CDS encoding ABC transporter ATP-binding protein, translated to MPEEALLEISQLKLHFFTDKGVVKAVDGVDLTVKEGEVVGLVGESGCGKSVTSLAVMGLVEAPGKIVGGSIRFGGRDLTKLSHKEMRQIRGNEIAMIFQEPMTSLNPVFTIGNQMVEAVRLHRDVSKRQAREMALEMLKKVGISREGILDEYPHQLSGGMRQRVMIAMAMVCRPRLLIADEPTTALDVTIQAQILDLMRSLNREFGTAILLITHDMGVVAEMCDRVVVMYAGQVVEEADVRRIFRATQHPYTSGLLRSIPKLDERRKRLYSIPGNVPSPRKMPAGCRFAPRCDRVMEICREAEPELFTVEPGHLSRCWLHVRGEEVTGGGGSQDPAHRP